The Lysinibacillus pakistanensis genome includes a window with the following:
- a CDS encoding TetR/AcrR family transcriptional regulator, with amino-acid sequence MQLTREDWIKAGLQQLADAGIHKVRIEALARLLKISKGSFYHYFRDHQELLDAMLDYWEIHATKQIVQSMEQEQATLEQLLRISFSRDKKIEIGIYAWAKYDLAVAARLVDIEEQRIACVAKLYRKMGMDDVESLDRARLAYLTYVGWMTRFEANPHFEIEKMLRLLMHIH; translated from the coding sequence ATGCAACTAACAAGGGAAGATTGGATTAAGGCTGGCTTACAACAACTAGCTGATGCAGGAATACATAAAGTTCGAATCGAAGCACTTGCCCGCTTACTAAAGATTAGCAAAGGTAGCTTTTACCATTATTTTCGTGATCATCAAGAGCTGTTGGATGCAATGCTTGATTATTGGGAAATACATGCAACAAAGCAGATTGTTCAAAGTATGGAGCAGGAGCAGGCTACGTTGGAACAGCTGCTACGTATTAGCTTTAGCAGAGATAAAAAAATAGAGATTGGCATTTATGCATGGGCTAAATATGATTTGGCTGTTGCAGCAAGATTAGTCGATATTGAAGAGCAGAGAATTGCCTGTGTGGCAAAATTATATCGAAAAATGGGCATGGATGATGTTGAATCATTAGATCGCGCAAGACTTGCCTATTTGACGTATGTGGGGTGGATGACAAGGTTTGAAGCAAATCCCCATTTTGAGATTGAAAAAATGCTAAGGCTATTAATGCATATTCACTAA
- a CDS encoding AAA family ATPase, giving the protein MTHNYEEKELYYSDGTVMYRGGVKKNDFGHDIYDGKGTLFDQDGELLFEGEFANHMKQGNGIMYLKGQMIYQGEFIQNKKQGNGILYKDGHIYYEGHFRNDLMDGYGILYYEEDLIAPFLELRAQYPHLDQPQYEGDFVHGMKKGKGKQYYPNGFLQYEGDFIWNHMQGAGKLYYAPETPSAEELASGVSTLQYEGYFFEDTKHGKGKIYSRLGVLEAEGQFKEDAMTGHGTLYYASGQACYIGELVNGEKHGRGDYFNENGKIIYSGEFINGERLRITPEIEREIEKLQQQLDNLVGLPNAKKELHNLINFIKIQSLRVDHGLTSFPITYHLVFSGNPGTGKTTVARIIGQIYKHLGVLSSGHFVETDRAGLVAGYVGQTALKVQEVVNKAKGGVLFIDEAYSLVNDKQDAFGKEAIDSLLKAMEDLRDDLVVIVAGYTELMEEFLLANPGFKSRFNHFVQFDNFSTEELYDIFAMLCKNNDYQYEEAFANHMRDQLHKIPIESIPNFSNGRYIRNLFEKLVTIQSNRLIQQNKITKQELMTFAEDDILLGITENLFDNTF; this is encoded by the coding sequence ATGACACATAATTATGAAGAAAAAGAGCTATATTATTCTGACGGCACAGTAATGTATCGTGGTGGTGTGAAAAAAAACGATTTTGGACATGACATTTATGATGGTAAGGGGACATTATTCGATCAAGACGGGGAACTATTATTCGAGGGTGAATTTGCCAATCACATGAAGCAGGGAAATGGCATTATGTATTTAAAAGGTCAAATGATTTACCAAGGTGAATTTATTCAAAACAAAAAGCAAGGAAATGGCATTTTATATAAAGATGGACATATTTATTACGAGGGTCATTTTCGTAATGATTTAATGGATGGTTATGGGATTTTATATTATGAGGAAGATTTGATTGCTCCATTTCTGGAGTTACGAGCACAGTATCCCCATTTAGATCAGCCACAATATGAAGGCGATTTTGTCCATGGCATGAAGAAAGGAAAAGGGAAACAATATTATCCAAACGGCTTTTTACAATATGAAGGTGATTTTATATGGAATCATATGCAGGGGGCAGGCAAGCTTTACTATGCACCTGAGACACCAAGTGCAGAGGAGCTGGCGAGTGGGGTATCTACACTTCAATACGAAGGGTATTTCTTCGAGGACACAAAGCATGGCAAGGGAAAGATCTACTCAAGACTAGGCGTGCTTGAGGCAGAGGGCCAATTTAAAGAGGATGCTATGACAGGGCATGGTACTCTTTATTATGCTAGTGGACAGGCGTGCTATATCGGCGAGCTTGTAAATGGAGAAAAGCATGGCCGCGGAGATTATTTTAATGAAAATGGCAAGATTATTTATAGCGGTGAGTTTATTAATGGAGAACGGTTACGAATAACACCGGAAATTGAGCGAGAAATTGAGAAATTACAACAGCAATTAGATAATCTTGTTGGACTTCCAAATGCTAAGAAGGAATTACATAACCTCATTAACTTTATTAAAATTCAAAGCTTACGTGTCGATCATGGATTAACAAGCTTCCCAATAACCTATCATCTTGTCTTCTCTGGTAATCCCGGTACAGGGAAAACAACAGTTGCTCGAATTATTGGTCAAATTTATAAGCATCTCGGCGTTCTTTCAAGCGGCCATTTTGTAGAAACAGATCGTGCGGGCTTAGTTGCAGGTTATGTTGGTCAGACAGCTCTAAAGGTACAGGAAGTAGTCAATAAGGCAAAAGGCGGCGTGCTTTTTATCGATGAGGCCTATTCGCTGGTTAATGATAAACAAGATGCATTTGGGAAGGAAGCAATTGATAGCCTATTAAAGGCAATGGAGGATCTACGGGATGATTTAGTTGTTATTGTTGCGGGATATACAGAGCTGATGGAGGAATTTTTATTAGCTAACCCAGGCTTTAAATCACGCTTTAATCATTTTGTACAATTTGATAATTTTAGCACAGAGGAACTTTATGATATTTTTGCTATGCTATGTAAAAACAATGATTATCAATATGAAGAAGCATTTGCAAACCATATGAGAGATCAACTTCACAAAATTCCGATTGAGTCGATTCCTAATTTTTCAAATGGGCGATATATTCGAAATTTATTCGAAAAGCTAGTAACCATCCAATCAAATCGTCTAATTCAGCAAAACAAAATTACCAAGCAAGAGCTTATGACATTTGCAGAGGATGATATTTTACTTGGTATTACAGAAAATCTATTTGATAATACATTTTGA
- a CDS encoding helix-turn-helix transcriptional regulator produces the protein MVDSQQNKGYRVISMFDRLMDGQGINKKQEAFTHQVGEKTIQRDLDQIRTYIEKAKLNCHLEYVRAEKVYKLTNIGENILSKEQVLAIVKILIESRAFLKSEMSEIIDKLISTVAADKQELIHNIILNEKHLYVDLNHRKSLLQVIWNLSEAIQKKKTIQIDYLCEGETIPVVKIVKPLAVIFSEYYFYLIAYDSKHERDLPIVYRVDRIQHLLELDKKFKIPYAERFQEGEFRKRIQFMHAGELMHIKFIFNGSSPQAVLDRLPTAKILSNKDGHYLFEAEVFGRGIKMWLLSQGANIEVIEPIELREEMIETIHSMQQNYRYI, from the coding sequence ATGGTAGATTCACAACAAAATAAAGGCTATCGCGTCATTTCTATGTTTGATAGATTGATGGATGGTCAAGGAATAAATAAAAAACAAGAGGCATTTACACATCAAGTTGGTGAAAAAACCATACAACGCGATCTGGATCAAATACGAACGTATATTGAAAAGGCTAAATTGAACTGTCATTTAGAATATGTGCGAGCAGAAAAGGTCTATAAGCTAACAAATATCGGAGAAAATATTTTATCGAAAGAGCAAGTTTTAGCAATAGTCAAAATTCTTATTGAATCAAGAGCGTTTTTAAAATCTGAAATGAGTGAGATTATAGATAAGCTTATTTCGACTGTTGCGGCTGATAAACAAGAGCTTATCCATAATATTATCTTAAACGAAAAGCATTTATATGTAGATTTAAATCATCGGAAGTCCTTACTTCAGGTAATTTGGAATCTCTCAGAGGCCATTCAAAAAAAGAAAACAATTCAAATTGATTATTTGTGTGAAGGAGAAACAATCCCTGTGGTAAAAATAGTAAAACCACTTGCTGTTATTTTCTCTGAGTACTATTTTTATTTAATTGCCTATGATAGTAAGCATGAGAGGGATTTGCCCATTGTCTACCGAGTCGACCGTATACAGCATCTGTTGGAGCTGGATAAAAAATTTAAAATACCCTATGCTGAACGTTTTCAGGAGGGGGAATTCCGCAAGCGTATTCAATTTATGCATGCTGGTGAGCTCATGCATATTAAATTTATCTTTAATGGCTCATCTCCACAGGCTGTATTAGATCGTCTACCAACAGCTAAAATATTATCCAATAAAGATGGACACTATTTATTTGAGGCAGAGGTTTTTGGACGCGGCATTAAAATGTGGCTGCTTAGTCAAGGCGCAAATATTGAAGTAATAGAGCCAATTGAGCTAAGAGAGGAAATGATTGAAACCATTCATTCAATGCAGCAAAATTATCGCTATATATAA
- a CDS encoding YbjQ family protein — MLLSTTDAVAGKEIVETIGLVKGNSVQSRNIGRDMMAGLRNIVGGEMKEYAEMLVRSQEIATSAMEEEAKKLGADAVVGVRFSTSSVMDGTSEVLAYGTAVKLKK; from the coding sequence ATGCTACTCTCAACAACAGATGCTGTAGCAGGGAAGGAAATTGTAGAAACAATTGGCTTAGTAAAAGGTAATTCTGTGCAATCAAGAAATATTGGTCGTGATATGATGGCAGGACTTCGTAATATTGTTGGTGGGGAAATGAAGGAGTATGCAGAAATGCTTGTCCGTTCTCAAGAAATAGCAACTAGTGCAATGGAGGAAGAAGCCAAAAAACTAGGCGCAGATGCCGTTGTAGGCGTTAGATTTTCGACATCATCTGTAATGGACGGTACCTCAGAGGTATTAGCGTATGGAACAGCCGTAAAATTAAAGAAATAA
- a CDS encoding nucleoside 2-deoxyribosyltransferase: protein MKAYLANGLFSLGDRLVNEQLAVAIRDAISSIELYVPQENDAINDKTAYADSLAIAQADLEMLQKSDVLVAVLDGVEIDSGVAAEIGAFAMLNRPIIGVFTDVRQQGRDNMQKIEALVRDGIENQFVYRNLFVVGLIKRNGIITTSIEEAVKAIQKFNK from the coding sequence ATGAAGGCATACTTAGCAAATGGATTATTTTCATTAGGAGATCGTTTAGTAAATGAGCAACTGGCTGTGGCTATAAGAGACGCAATATCAAGTATTGAATTGTATGTGCCACAGGAAAATGATGCCATTAATGATAAAACAGCCTATGCGGATAGTCTAGCCATTGCACAAGCAGATTTAGAGATGCTGCAAAAAAGTGATGTACTTGTAGCTGTTTTAGATGGTGTAGAGATTGATTCTGGTGTGGCGGCTGAAATTGGTGCATTTGCAATGCTGAATCGACCAATTATCGGTGTCTTTACAGATGTTCGCCAACAGGGAAGGGATAACATGCAAAAAATAGAGGCACTTGTAAGGGACGGCATTGAAAACCAGTTTGTATATCGTAATTTATTTGTAGTAGGCTTGATAAAACGCAATGGAATCATTACAACTTCCATTGAAGAAGCTGTCAAAGCCATTCAAAAATTTAACAAATAG
- a CDS encoding GNAT family N-acetyltransferase, with product MHIMTIEGVPYEWINQLQEIHAHVFDGANLPVEKLERKEGLLCLLAIEAQRIIGFKLGYIHPDGVFYSWLGGVHAAKRGQGIASLLMRQQHACILAMGFKKVRTYGRNERKAMLITNLKHGFDIVSTFVDDKGRHKIVFEKLLE from the coding sequence ATGCATATTATGACGATTGAAGGTGTACCTTATGAGTGGATCAACCAATTACAGGAAATACATGCACATGTCTTTGATGGTGCTAATTTGCCAGTAGAAAAGCTAGAAAGAAAAGAGGGCCTACTTTGTTTATTGGCTATTGAGGCTCAACGTATTATTGGCTTTAAACTGGGCTATATCCATCCAGATGGTGTTTTTTATAGCTGGCTAGGCGGTGTTCATGCAGCAAAGCGTGGTCAGGGAATTGCTAGTTTGCTTATGCGTCAGCAGCATGCATGTATTTTGGCAATGGGCTTTAAAAAAGTTCGTACATATGGTAGAAATGAGCGAAAGGCAATGCTTATCACAAATCTTAAACACGGATTTGATATTGTTTCAACATTTGTTGATGACAAAGGTCGCCATAAAATAGTATTTGAAAAATTATTGGAATAG
- a CDS encoding immunity 26/phosphotriesterase HocA family protein gives MSAFTSWLTNSLRPYFGLHIIEDHWDTLQIREDYFICLEGDLIKKRIFINEHNFQEADVNILTRNREVIVPQTARGKEKKLNYTNISAVKATGVVFSANLGNQNHLSCNIMVRNAKTYYQLPLTGFEHLTTKADIKEWLERFPSRLPTDYSDKLKKLTGMKSLRYKAVPGDIFRVEIDLFVDGYVLVVGDLRQMQKDNLFAQDSIWHDVMTMPLFIRPYLLTTTERSPHLDEIISAPLAVQTRIVMDDHFMRGCYEKIGHKALTESDIVFPIGYGLTLDHGKEPRYRLSWGTGTISKPESITSLKTGSRFTNHGVCVGVSSDWLKPEEDDEFGSLDHPQYQKERQQVLAEFGFPANITYDEFNRQTGGLTRNEYINYVNSHKK, from the coding sequence TTGTCAGCATTTACTAGTTGGTTAACAAATTCATTACGCCCATATTTTGGACTACATATCATTGAAGATCATTGGGACACGCTTCAAATTCGAGAGGATTATTTTATTTGCCTTGAGGGTGATCTCATAAAAAAAAGAATATTCATCAATGAGCATAACTTTCAAGAAGCAGATGTAAATATTTTAACACGTAATCGTGAGGTTATAGTCCCTCAAACGGCTCGAGGAAAAGAAAAGAAATTAAATTACACAAATATTTCCGCAGTAAAAGCAACAGGTGTTGTCTTCTCTGCTAATCTAGGCAATCAAAACCATTTATCTTGTAATATCATGGTTCGAAATGCCAAAACCTATTACCAGCTCCCACTAACTGGCTTTGAACACCTAACAACTAAGGCTGACATCAAAGAATGGCTAGAGCGATTTCCTTCGCGGCTACCAACGGATTATTCAGACAAGCTTAAAAAACTAACAGGTATGAAAAGTTTACGTTATAAAGCTGTTCCAGGAGATATTTTTCGTGTAGAGATAGATTTGTTCGTAGATGGCTATGTCCTTGTGGTGGGGGATTTGCGTCAAATGCAAAAGGATAATCTATTTGCACAGGATAGTATTTGGCATGATGTTATGACAATGCCATTATTTATCCGTCCTTATTTGCTTACAACAACAGAGCGGTCCCCTCATCTCGATGAAATCATATCCGCTCCTTTAGCCGTACAAACGCGAATTGTGATGGATGATCATTTTATGCGAGGATGCTATGAAAAGATTGGACACAAAGCATTAACTGAATCTGATATTGTATTCCCCATTGGGTATGGTTTAACTCTTGATCATGGCAAGGAGCCTCGATACCGCCTTTCATGGGGCACAGGAACCATTAGTAAACCAGAGTCCATAACTTCACTTAAAACTGGTAGCCGTTTTACTAATCACGGTGTTTGTGTTGGAGTTTCTAGTGATTGGTTGAAGCCAGAAGAGGATGATGAATTTGGATCACTGGATCACCCACAATATCAAAAAGAACGCCAGCAAGTATTAGCTGAATTTGGCTTTCCAGCAAACATCACTTATGATGAATTTAATCGTCAAACTGGTGGACTTACTCGCAATGAATATATCAATTATGTTAACTCTCACAAAAAATAG
- a CDS encoding YdcF family protein yields the protein MYFGIIPLILFIIFLISYLKDPRKIINGLLFNIFICSFLLFCVFASLASDQYLLRMIVIIPLIALIVLIPFAIIALMFGLFLNARVLMKREGRRLANSLTLLVALGILLFILLPIIYPASLFSSHLQPIFGGISLITFYFFIHLSNFLSAYFLYQFNRPRLNQDYIIVLGSGLINDKVPPLLASRIQKAIDFYHKQAAVTSPPTIIFSGGQGPDEGLPEAEAMQKFAIEKGIPIEHTLQENQSVNTYQNMLFSKQIMDDSKQGEAYNSIFATNNFHLFRAGIYARLAGLNSQGIGAKTAFYYWPNAMIREYVAIVVMGRKRHMKIVGPILSISILFSLLSFFI from the coding sequence ATGTATTTTGGAATTATTCCGCTTATCCTTTTCATCATTTTTCTCATTTCTTATTTGAAAGACCCAAGAAAAATCATCAACGGTCTGCTATTTAATATTTTTATCTGTTCTTTTCTGTTATTCTGCGTTTTCGCATCCTTAGCATCTGATCAATATTTATTAAGGATGATTGTCATCATTCCACTTATCGCCCTAATTGTCCTTATTCCCTTTGCAATTATTGCTTTAATGTTTGGTTTATTTTTAAATGCAAGAGTGTTAATGAAACGAGAGGGAAGACGTTTGGCTAATTCTTTAACATTACTTGTGGCGCTGGGCATTTTATTATTTATATTATTACCAATTATCTATCCAGCAAGCTTATTTTCAAGCCACCTCCAACCGATTTTTGGAGGGATCTCTCTTATTACATTTTATTTTTTTATACACTTGTCTAATTTTTTATCAGCCTATTTTCTATACCAATTCAATCGACCAAGGTTAAATCAAGATTATATTATTGTACTAGGTAGTGGCTTAATTAATGACAAGGTTCCACCACTTTTAGCTAGCAGAATTCAGAAGGCAATTGATTTCTATCATAAGCAGGCCGCAGTTACTTCACCACCAACAATTATCTTTTCTGGTGGACAAGGTCCTGATGAGGGTCTCCCAGAAGCCGAGGCAATGCAAAAATTCGCAATTGAAAAAGGTATCCCCATCGAGCATACATTACAAGAGAACCAATCTGTTAATACATATCAAAATATGTTATTTTCAAAACAGATTATGGATGATAGTAAACAAGGTGAGGCCTATAATAGTATCTTCGCAACAAATAATTTCCATTTATTTCGTGCAGGTATCTATGCAAGACTTGCTGGCTTAAACAGTCAGGGCATTGGTGCGAAAACGGCCTTTTATTATTGGCCAAACGCGATGATTCGCGAATATGTTGCCATTGTTGTGATGGGGCGGAAAAGACATATGAAAATTGTTGGGCCTATTCTCAGCATCTCCATCTTATTTTCCTTACTTAGCTTTTTTATATGA
- a CDS encoding zf-HC2 domain-containing protein — protein MNHSIFKDLVPSYLEKLTSEETNRQMEKHMKECEECKKYVMEMQEGIFVENNNEHNFEKESIDYLKKVRFKNRRKIFIVAGSLLASFIIITVSYYFLFVYMWIADENNVQKNIQRHGTAVTLTFQSKSNNRYLLAVKDSTNNEYTDDIIMYENWNIFGDKKLNIFSELVMSSRDGVNITYTFLDKNTLLLNNGEKRELTDEDKINIQFKNNIEEIKLKDLYDFKID, from the coding sequence ATGAACCATAGTATTTTTAAAGATTTAGTACCTAGCTATTTAGAAAAATTGACTAGTGAAGAAACTAATAGACAAATGGAAAAACATATGAAGGAATGTGAAGAATGTAAAAAATATGTTATGGAAATGCAGGAAGGTATTTTTGTAGAAAATAACAATGAACATAATTTTGAAAAGGAAAGTATAGATTATTTAAAAAAGGTACGTTTCAAAAATAGGAGAAAAATTTTCATAGTCGCAGGATCATTATTAGCTTCCTTTATTATTATAACTGTGAGTTATTATTTTCTTTTTGTCTATATGTGGATAGCAGATGAAAATAATGTACAAAAAAATATTCAACGACATGGCACGGCAGTTACCCTAACATTTCAATCAAAAAGTAACAATCGCTATCTCTTAGCTGTGAAAGATTCTACAAATAATGAATATACAGATGATATTATTATGTATGAAAACTGGAATATTTTTGGTGATAAAAAATTGAATATTTTCTCTGAATTAGTAATGTCCTCTAGAGATGGTGTTAACATCACTTATACATTCTTAGATAAAAATACTTTATTACTCAATAATGGTGAAAAAAGAGAATTAACTGATGAGGATAAGATAAATATTCAATTTAAAAATAATATTGAGGAGATAAAATTAAAAGATTTATATGATTTCAAGATTGATTAG
- a CDS encoding RNA polymerase sigma factor, producing the protein MNKDNIYQEYGDFVFRYLLALTNKHQIAEELTQETFYQAIKSINKFHDDGTVKFSTWLCSIAKNVWLQELNHNKKRNQLVESLSDFKVTTNLEEDYLRKEDKVNFFKQAHQLSDKKREILYLRLLGDLSFKEIGSIVGETENWARVTFYRAKEELRKGVIRYEP; encoded by the coding sequence GTGAATAAAGATAATATATATCAAGAATACGGCGATTTCGTTTTTAGATATTTATTAGCACTAACCAATAAACATCAAATTGCTGAAGAGTTAACTCAGGAAACTTTCTATCAAGCGATTAAGTCTATTAACAAATTTCATGATGATGGAACAGTGAAATTTTCTACATGGCTATGTTCTATTGCAAAAAATGTTTGGCTACAGGAACTGAATCATAACAAAAAAAGAAATCAATTAGTAGAGTCTTTAAGTGATTTTAAAGTAACCACCAACTTAGAAGAAGACTATTTAAGAAAAGAAGATAAAGTTAATTTTTTCAAGCAAGCTCATCAACTGAGTGATAAAAAACGTGAAATACTCTACTTACGGTTATTAGGTGATCTTTCTTTTAAGGAAATCGGCTCCATTGTTGGTGAAACAGAAAATTGGGCAAGAGTTACATTTTATCGTGCGAAAGAAGAATTAAGGAAGGGTGTTATAAGATATGAACCATAG
- a CDS encoding DUF4259 domain-containing protein → MGAWGYKALESDEGLDVAGFLQNYIENQINSNHLLLTDIVKAMKNEGFFGETFNDIDFFYDVSAMALAEIYITYLDTGYFLSDESKCGNVQSLTLTADEDALIFIIRYLTDIRDEVPDEHGSREIVELWRESKNWHAWQSNLKNLIDRIEQEISNLHK, encoded by the coding sequence GTGGGAGCATGGGGCTACAAAGCTTTGGAAAGTGATGAGGGACTCGATGTAGCTGGTTTTTTACAGAACTATATTGAAAATCAAATAAATTCAAATCATTTATTGTTAACTGACATTGTAAAGGCGATGAAAAATGAAGGCTTTTTTGGAGAAACCTTTAACGACATAGATTTTTTTTATGATGTTAGTGCCATGGCATTAGCAGAAATCTATATCACCTACCTCGATACAGGGTATTTTCTGAGTGATGAAAGTAAATGTGGAAACGTGCAATCTTTGACTTTGACAGCTGATGAGGATGCTTTGATATTTATCATAAGATATTTGACTGATATTAGAGATGAGGTGCCAGATGAGCATGGTAGTAGAGAGATTGTAGAATTATGGCGCGAGTCTAAAAACTGGCATGCCTGGCAATCAAACCTAAAAAATCTTATTGATAGAATTGAACAAGAAATCAGCAATTTGCATAAATAA
- a CDS encoding suppressor of fused domain protein yields MSEEVTAVGWDAIDQALLQVYGEQEPSHYGTMIPYSLGGEDPLDGISAYKSETPIPHWHFVTYGFSELYEKEFENKEYSGYGFELTFRLVRKENEEEPPAWALNLLQNMGRYVFNSGNVFRAGDYLDANGPICLDADTQLTALAFTHDPELAEIDTPNGKMEFIQMVGITEDELEAMQTWNTLGMLEAGIQQIPNYITDLTRASLLQNPQIAEAAEQGMEKEGSNTGFLFVSQLAWQVEKKGWFNKQSHVIQLGAKQADVISKLLRGRILKDRSLSLVGQNITIIFKAADQVGFHEDEQEITITLNRAAVDELSRKLVPQESQFELTSLAGVSFQILKTHIKNQEGEVVKTIG; encoded by the coding sequence ATGAGTGAAGAGGTTACAGCAGTAGGTTGGGATGCGATTGATCAAGCACTATTACAGGTGTACGGTGAGCAGGAGCCAAGCCATTATGGAACAATGATTCCATATTCACTAGGTGGAGAAGATCCTTTGGATGGGATTAGTGCCTATAAAAGTGAAACACCGATTCCACATTGGCATTTTGTTACATATGGTTTTTCGGAATTATATGAAAAAGAATTTGAAAATAAGGAATACAGCGGTTATGGATTTGAATTGACATTTCGATTGGTGCGTAAGGAGAACGAGGAGGAGCCACCTGCTTGGGCCTTAAATTTACTACAAAATATGGGCAGATATGTTTTTAATAGTGGCAATGTTTTTAGAGCAGGAGATTATTTAGATGCAAATGGTCCTATTTGTCTTGATGCCGATACGCAATTAACCGCGCTGGCCTTCACACATGATCCAGAGCTTGCTGAAATTGATACGCCAAATGGTAAGATGGAGTTTATCCAAATGGTGGGTATTACAGAGGATGAGCTAGAAGCGATGCAGACGTGGAATACACTTGGAATGCTAGAGGCAGGCATCCAACAAATACCAAACTATATCACTGATTTAACGCGAGCTTCTTTGTTACAAAATCCACAAATTGCAGAGGCCGCTGAACAGGGAATGGAAAAAGAGGGCTCCAATACTGGCTTTCTTTTTGTAAGTCAACTGGCATGGCAAGTGGAGAAAAAGGGTTGGTTTAACAAACAATCTCATGTCATTCAGTTAGGGGCAAAGCAAGCAGATGTCATAAGTAAATTACTACGTGGACGAATTTTAAAAGACAGAAGTCTTAGCTTAGTTGGTCAAAATATAACGATTATATTTAAAGCGGCTGATCAAGTAGGCTTTCACGAGGACGAACAGGAAATTACGATTACATTGAACAGGGCAGCGGTGGACGAGCTAAGTCGAAAGCTAGTGCCGCAAGAAAGTCAATTTGAATTAACGTCTTTAGCTGGTGTCAGCTTTCAAATTTTGAAAACGCATATTAAAAATCAAGAAGGAGAGGTTGTGAAAACAATCGGATAA
- a CDS encoding OsmC family protein, producing MAVTTFKASTYLKDKVLVEANVRGHKIIIDEPKELGGDDQGANPVELVLSALGACQSIVARIYANKLKIDLRNFWVELEGDLDIDGFLGKSDVRPGFLTIRYTFHMETSAPEEKVEEFKKIIEAHCPVGDTIANTVNLVSSGIVIENTIA from the coding sequence ATGGCGGTCACAACATTTAAGGCAAGTACATATTTAAAAGATAAAGTATTAGTAGAGGCCAATGTAAGGGGACATAAAATTATAATAGATGAACCAAAAGAATTAGGTGGAGATGACCAAGGTGCAAATCCTGTAGAACTCGTTCTTTCTGCATTAGGTGCGTGTCAATCCATAGTCGCAAGAATTTACGCAAATAAATTGAAGATAGATCTAAGAAATTTTTGGGTTGAATTAGAGGGAGACCTTGATATAGATGGATTTTTAGGGAAATCTGATGTAAGACCTGGCTTTTTAACGATTCGCTACACTTTTCATATGGAAACGAGTGCACCAGAAGAGAAGGTGGAAGAATTTAAAAAAATTATTGAAGCACATTGCCCAGTAGGTGATACGATCGCAAATACTGTTAATCTTGTTTCTTCAGGCATTGTTATTGAAAATACGATCGCTTGA
- a CDS encoding DUF421 domain-containing protein, with the protein MKDVGYLQIAIETMITFFVLLALTRFLGKKQLSQLTFFNYVTGITIGSIAANMIVLSTKDYLKDLLSLVIWCLLNILIGFISLKSGKIRVILDGQPTIVIKHGKIDRKALKRTGINIDDLTMMTRQYQIFSIAEIDYAILEPNGTLSILRKPEFQGVQKRDFKIYPTAPAFIPIEIITDGKLLLRNLLEVGKSIDWLNNELKKANIKEIEEVFFAEIQSDGSLFIQKF; encoded by the coding sequence ATGAAAGATGTAGGCTACTTACAAATAGCTATTGAAACCATGATAACCTTTTTTGTTCTTCTAGCCTTGACTCGTTTCTTAGGTAAAAAACAATTAAGTCAGCTGACCTTTTTTAATTATGTTACAGGGATAACAATAGGCTCCATTGCTGCAAACATGATTGTTCTAAGTACAAAAGATTATTTGAAAGATTTACTCAGTCTTGTAATTTGGTGTTTACTCAATATACTTATTGGTTTTATCAGTCTTAAATCAGGAAAAATTAGAGTAATTCTAGATGGTCAGCCTACGATTGTAATAAAACACGGAAAGATAGACAGAAAGGCATTAAAAAGAACAGGCATTAATATTGATGACTTAACTATGATGACTAGACAATATCAAATTTTTTCAATCGCCGAAATAGATTATGCTATTTTAGAACCTAATGGGACACTTAGTATTCTCAGAAAACCAGAGTTTCAAGGAGTACAAAAAAGAGATTTTAAAATTTATCCTACAGCTCCAGCTTTTATACCTATAGAAATCATAACAGATGGAAAATTATTATTGAGAAATTTATTAGAGGTTGGCAAAAGTATAGATTGGTTAAATAATGAATTAAAAAAGGCTAATATAAAAGAAATTGAAGAGGTATTTTTTGCTGAAATACAATCAGATGGAAGTTTATTTATACAGAAATTTTAG